Proteins encoded by one window of Mus musculus strain C57BL/6J chromosome 10, GRCm38.p6 C57BL/6J:
- the Olfr818 gene encoding olfactory receptor 818, which produces MKNQSLEVVFVLLGLTGDPQLQILIFLFLFFNYILSLMGNLVIILLTLLDPHLKTPMYFFLRNFSFLEIAFTTVCIPRFLTSILLGEKMILYNACVAQLFFFFLLGATEFYLLAAMSYDRYVAICRPLHYPIIMNSKVCHLLVLSSWVTGFFVILPPLLLGLKLDFCASKTVDHFLCDTSVLQLSCTDTRLIELMAFALAIMTLIITLILVLFSYTLIIKTILKFPSAQQRKKAFSTCSSHMVVVSITYGSCIFMYVKTSAKERVTLNKGIAVLNTSVAPLLNPFIYTLRNQQVKEAFKNVIHRFCSFKNHETRFRHQ; this is translated from the coding sequence ATGAAGAACCAGTCTCTGGAGGTAGTGTTCGTTTTGCTTGGACTGACAGGAGACCCTCAGCTACAAATTCtgattttcctgtttctgtttttcaattACATCTTGAGCCTGATGGGAAATTTAGTGATCATCCTTCTCACCCTGCTGGATCCTCACCTCAAAACTCCAATGTACTTCTTCCTCCGGAATTTCTCCTTCTTAGAAATTGCATTCACTACAGTCTGCATTCCCAGGTTCCTCACAAGCATTCTTTTAGGAGAGAAAATGATTTTGTATAATGCTTGTGTGGCTCAgttattcttcttttttctacTAGGGGCCACAGAGTTCTACCTCCTGGCTGCCATGTCCTATGATCGCTATGTAGCCATCTGCAGACCACTGCACTACCCCATCATCATGAATAGCAAAGTATGTCACCTACTTGTCCTCAGTTCCTGGGTAACTGGGTTCTTTGTCATCTTACCCCCTTTGCTCTTGGGACTCAAACTGGATTTCTGTGCTTCCAAAACTGTTGATCACTTCCTTTGTGACACTTCTGTCCTGCAGCTGTCTTGCACAGACACACGGTTAATAGAACTGATGGCTTTTGCCTTAGCTATAATGACACTTATCATTACCTTGATCTTAGTGCTTTTCTCCTACACACTCATCATCAAAACCATCCTAAAGTTCCCTTCAgctcaacaaaggaaaaaagccttttccacctgctcctcacacatgGTTGTTGTCTCCATTACTTATGGGAGTTGTATCTTCATGTATGTTAAAACCTCAGCCAAGGAGAGAGTGACCTTAAATAAAGGAATAGCTGTGCTCAACACCTCTGTGGCCCCTTTGCTAAACCCTTTCATTTATACCCTGAGGAACCAGCAGGTAAAGGAAGCTTTCAAAAATGTGATTCAtagattttgttcttttaaaaaccatGAGACAAGATTTAGACATCAATAA